A single window of Candidatus Microthrix subdominans DNA harbors:
- a CDS encoding SDR family NAD(P)-dependent oxidoreductase, protein MKVLITGGTGFVGSHTAAALLRDGHQVRLLARRPERIDRVFEPLGVRPSDVIVGDATDRAAVHRAVDGCDAVVHAAATVALKKADAQRVNRINTTAAETVLELAAAARLDPIISVSSVAVFALEGASLTVASPLSAASEGYARSKGDAERFARGMQAAGAPVTITYPSGVFGPRVPEHPLPAMHQAAIALIRDRWVLPSGMNLVDVRDLAAAHTAMMRPGRGPRRFMLGGHFIRWGEMADILDEMTGRSPRRRKVPGAVMRGLGRLAESAPVAPPVDFELTREAMEDATRMVPADSSATLDALGMSFRDRWSMIADTYRWLVEEGHVEPEWAGRLMSSAALDGDATP, encoded by the coding sequence GTGAAAGTACTGATCACCGGCGGCACCGGGTTCGTCGGCTCACACACCGCGGCAGCGCTCTTGCGCGACGGGCACCAGGTTCGGCTGTTGGCTCGGCGACCCGAGCGGATCGACAGGGTGTTCGAGCCGCTCGGCGTGCGGCCGAGCGACGTGATTGTGGGCGACGCCACCGATCGTGCCGCCGTGCACCGTGCGGTCGACGGCTGCGACGCCGTCGTCCACGCCGCCGCCACCGTCGCCCTGAAAAAGGCCGATGCTCAGCGGGTCAACCGCATCAACACCACCGCGGCCGAGACGGTGCTCGAGCTGGCGGCGGCCGCCAGGTTGGATCCGATCATCTCGGTGTCGTCGGTGGCGGTCTTCGCTCTCGAAGGCGCCTCGCTGACCGTCGCCTCGCCGCTGAGCGCCGCTTCCGAGGGCTATGCCCGGTCCAAGGGCGACGCCGAACGCTTTGCCCGCGGCATGCAGGCGGCCGGCGCGCCGGTGACGATCACCTACCCCAGCGGGGTGTTCGGCCCCCGGGTGCCCGAGCACCCGCTACCGGCGATGCACCAGGCCGCGATCGCCTTGATTCGCGACCGCTGGGTCCTCCCCAGTGGCATGAACCTTGTCGACGTGCGCGACCTTGCCGCCGCCCACACCGCAATGATGCGGCCGGGGCGCGGTCCACGGCGGTTCATGTTGGGCGGGCACTTCATCCGCTGGGGCGAGATGGCCGACATCCTCGACGAGATGACCGGCCGATCGCCCCGGCGTCGAAAGGTGCCGGGCGCGGTCATGCGGGGGCTCGGACGGTTGGCCGAAAGCGCTCCGGTGGCCCCACCGGTGGACTTCGAGCTCACCCGCGAGGCGATGGAGGATGCCACCCGCATGGTGCCCGCCGACAGTTCGGCCACGCTCGATGCCCTGGGCATGAGCTTCCGGGACCGTTGGAGCATGATCGCCGACACGTACCGCTGGCTGGTGGAAGAGGGGCACGTCGAACCCGAGTGGGCAGGTCGGCTGATGAGCAGCGCCGCGCTCGACGGCGATGCGACGCCGTGA